One stretch of Muribaculum intestinale DNA includes these proteins:
- a CDS encoding efflux transporter outer membrane subunit, with the protein MVKQSRLTEYILAICGGLVLLLSGCRVGVNLPHADTVMPDRYVESWNGSADTLTMADYSWWEIYGDTALQAVIDATLRNNRDLAVARARIKELAAMKRVASAALLPSVSGQAYGQRETLNYGGDSHKGDPEFGLKATVSWEADLWGNLRYASDKSASELRAAIWSERALQMSLVAEAAKSYFELVALHTELAIVKSTLAARRESERIAKLRYEGGLTAETSYLQAKTETARTATYLPRLEQRIAAMENNISTIMGEYPSGIVHADRTADFSLPERLPVGMPSTLLRQRPDIRAEEERLKSAYAQVGVAYTDRFPRLTLTATGGLENEELGHFLKSPMSFLSAGLLGPIFDWGKRQGAYRAAQAAYEGAVSRYEGVVINAFSEVRTAISNYTKVQESYDSWAALERDAKATMELAQVQYINGAVGYLNVLDAQRSYFDARVGLSNAMRDKQTALADLYLALGGGWSDNATSVDVKEEQAKQ; encoded by the coding sequence ATGGTAAAGCAATCAAGACTGACTGAATATATATTGGCTATATGCGGGGGGCTTGTGCTCCTCTTGTCGGGGTGTCGTGTAGGCGTAAATCTGCCACATGCCGACACAGTGATGCCCGACCGGTATGTTGAATCATGGAACGGCTCGGCCGATACACTGACCATGGCCGATTACAGTTGGTGGGAGATATACGGCGACACTGCCTTGCAGGCTGTAATCGACGCGACACTGCGCAATAACCGCGACCTGGCTGTGGCGCGTGCGAGGATAAAGGAACTCGCTGCGATGAAGCGGGTGGCCTCGGCCGCGCTTCTGCCAAGTGTGTCGGGACAGGCCTACGGACAGCGTGAGACCCTCAATTATGGTGGTGACAGCCATAAGGGTGACCCGGAGTTTGGACTTAAGGCTACAGTAAGCTGGGAGGCTGACCTCTGGGGAAATCTCCGCTATGCATCCGATAAATCAGCATCGGAGCTTCGCGCGGCCATATGGTCGGAGAGAGCATTGCAGATGAGTCTTGTGGCAGAGGCTGCAAAATCCTACTTTGAACTCGTGGCGTTGCATACCGAACTCGCGATTGTAAAGAGCACTCTTGCCGCCCGACGTGAAAGCGAGCGCATTGCAAAACTCCGCTACGAGGGTGGACTTACTGCCGAGACCTCGTATCTTCAGGCAAAGACCGAAACCGCACGCACCGCTACATATCTGCCGCGCCTCGAACAGCGTATCGCGGCTATGGAGAATAACATATCGACTATCATGGGCGAATATCCGTCGGGCATAGTGCATGCCGACCGTACGGCTGATTTCAGTCTGCCCGAGCGCCTTCCGGTGGGTATGCCTTCGACTCTGTTGCGGCAACGTCCCGACATAAGGGCCGAGGAGGAGAGGCTGAAATCAGCATATGCCCAGGTAGGTGTGGCCTATACCGACCGATTCCCGCGCCTTACGCTTACGGCTACCGGCGGATTGGAGAATGAGGAACTTGGCCATTTCCTGAAATCGCCGATGTCGTTTCTCAGTGCCGGACTGCTCGGCCCGATATTTGACTGGGGTAAGCGTCAGGGTGCCTACAGAGCCGCTCAGGCTGCTTACGAAGGGGCCGTGAGCCGATATGAGGGTGTGGTCATTAATGCGTTCTCCGAGGTGCGTACGGCGATAAGCAATTATACCAAGGTGCAGGAAAGCTACGATTCGTGGGCCGCACTTGAGCGTGACGCCAAGGCTACTATGGAGCTTGCCCAGGTACAATATATAAACGGCGCTGTCGGATATCTTAATGTGCTTGACGCTCAGCGTAGCTACTTTGACGCGCGTGTCGGCCTGAGCAATGCCATGCGCGACAAGCAGACGGCGCTTGCTGATCTGTATCTCGCTCTGGGCGGCGGCTGGAGTGACAACGCGACATCTGTCGACGTAAAAGAGGAGCAAGCCAAGCAGTAG
- a CDS encoding efflux RND transporter periplasmic adaptor subunit: MLKQSFSKLPRNKRIVALAVLLCVIVAIAVAAVILLRKPSATVLSPVVTVAPARIDDVEIYGEYVGRVRASQFVEVRARVEGYLEKMLFDEGSHVEKGQVLFVINPDTYQANVDKAQAQLKKNEAQAQKAARDLERVRPLYAQNAASRLDLDNAVAAYETAQAEVAMSRADLAQARLELSYTTVRSPISGRISERNVDLGTLVGPGGKSLLATIVKSDTVLIDFSMTSLDYLKSRERNVELGERDSSRSWQPYVTITLADNTVYLRRGLVDFAEPQVDPKTGTFSVRATMPNPERAVLPGQFTKVKILLDVREDAVVVPVKSLIVERGASYVYVMLPSGKVEKRFVEIGPEVDNRVVIERGLVAGEMVVVEGQHKLSPGMEVTYKTEEGE; encoded by the coding sequence ATGCTGAAACAATCATTTTCCAAATTGCCGCGCAATAAGCGTATTGTAGCTTTGGCTGTATTGCTGTGTGTAATTGTCGCCATTGCTGTAGCGGCAGTGATTCTTTTGCGTAAACCATCTGCTACTGTGTTATCTCCTGTGGTCACTGTGGCGCCGGCACGTATCGACGATGTAGAGATATATGGTGAATATGTGGGTCGTGTAAGAGCCTCCCAGTTTGTAGAGGTACGCGCGCGCGTCGAGGGATATCTGGAGAAGATGCTCTTTGACGAAGGCTCCCATGTAGAGAAAGGGCAGGTGCTGTTTGTGATTAATCCGGACACCTATCAGGCCAATGTCGATAAGGCGCAGGCCCAGCTTAAGAAGAATGAGGCACAGGCCCAGAAGGCTGCTCGCGATCTTGAGCGTGTGCGTCCGCTCTATGCTCAGAATGCCGCGTCGCGTCTTGACCTCGACAACGCCGTGGCTGCATACGAGACAGCCCAGGCGGAAGTGGCTATGAGCCGCGCCGACCTTGCTCAGGCTCGTCTGGAACTCAGCTATACTACAGTGCGCTCACCCATAAGCGGACGCATATCCGAGCGCAATGTCGACCTGGGCACTTTGGTAGGCCCGGGCGGAAAATCGTTGCTTGCCACAATCGTCAAGAGCGACACGGTGCTCATCGATTTCAGTATGACATCGCTTGACTATCTGAAAAGCCGCGAGCGTAATGTGGAGCTCGGCGAGCGCGATTCGTCGCGTTCATGGCAGCCATATGTCACGATTACCCTCGCCGACAATACCGTATATCTGCGCCGTGGTCTGGTCGACTTCGCCGAGCCGCAGGTCGACCCGAAGACAGGCACATTCTCCGTACGCGCCACAATGCCCAATCCCGAGCGTGCGGTGCTCCCCGGCCAGTTTACAAAGGTAAAGATATTGCTCGACGTTCGGGAGGACGCCGTAGTGGTTCCTGTAAAGTCGCTTATCGTAGAGCGTGGCGCAAGCTACGTATATGTGATGCTCCCTTCGGGAAAAGTCGAGAAGCGATTTGTGGAAATCGGCCCCGAGGTCGACAACCGTGTTGTAATCGAGCGCGGTCTTGTCGCAGGGGAGATGGTGGTTGTCGAAGGGCAGCATAAACTGTCGCCAGGAATGGAAGTCACATATAAGACTGAGGAGGGCGAGTGA
- a CDS encoding efflux RND transporter permease subunit, producing the protein MKPGFFIDRPVFSAVISLLIVIVGIIGLIALPVDQYPQITPPVVKVSASYPGANALTVSQAVATPIEQELNGTPGMLYMESTSNNSGSFNATITFDISANPELSAVEIQNRVKLAESRLPAEVVQNGISVERQSPSQLMTMTVTSSDPKFDEIYLSNFVTLNVIDLIRRLPGVGRVSNIGGRYYAMQIWVEPDKMADLGITVADLQKALKDQNRESAAGVLGQQPVKGLDVTVPITTQGRLSSVSEFEEIVIRADSEGSIIRLRDVARISLEAQSYNTESGINGENAAVLAIYMLPGANAIDVAREVREAMKEISKSFPEGLDYAFPFDMTTYINESVHEVYKTLFEALVLVIFVVFLSLQSWRATLIPLIAVPISLIGTFGFMLMFGFSLNMLTLLGLVLAIGIVVDDAIVVVENVERVMHDENLPPREATKRAMADLTSPIIATSLVLAAVFVPVSFLGGIIGQMYRQFTVTIVVSVLLSTVVALTLSPAMCAIILRPAGEGPKNRLFSAINRWLSSGSSHFVAVTARAVNKRKRMLSGFAVMLVAIFFINKFMPSSFLPVEDQGYFKVEIELPEGATLERTRAVSERAVEYLMDNPAIAYVQSVAGSSSRVGSSQARSELTVIMKPWGERDGETIDDVMAEVRAGLQEYPECKVYLSRPPVIPGLGNSGGFEMQLEARGDATLDDLRQATDTLMYYAARCKEISGLSSSLQSDIPQLYFDVDRDKAMLAGVPLADVFSTMKAFTGAVYVNDFNMFNRIYRVYIQAEAPYREHRDNIGLFFVRSSGGAMLPLTALGSTSYTTGPGTIRRFNMFNTALIMGDAAKGYSSGDAMARMEELARTHLPSNIGVEWSGLSYQQKRAGSQTGMILALVFLFVFLFLAALYESWTVPLAVLLSLPVAVLGAYLGTWALGLENDIYFQIGLVMLMGMAAKNGILVVEFAKERTDSGMSALEAAKHAIRLRFRPIVMTSTAFILGMLPMVIASGPGSAARRSIGTGVFFGMILAVVAGVMLVAFFFVVIQSAMARHKNRKNNGKAIKTD; encoded by the coding sequence ATGAAACCTGGATTTTTTATTGACCGACCGGTATTTTCAGCAGTGATATCGCTGCTGATTGTGATTGTCGGCATTATCGGGCTTATTGCTCTTCCTGTCGACCAGTATCCGCAGATAACGCCTCCGGTGGTGAAGGTAAGCGCCTCATATCCCGGAGCCAACGCGCTCACTGTATCGCAGGCGGTGGCCACTCCTATCGAGCAGGAACTTAACGGTACGCCCGGTATGCTTTATATGGAGTCGACCAGCAACAATTCGGGCAGTTTCAATGCCACGATTACGTTTGACATATCGGCAAATCCCGAGTTGTCGGCTGTAGAGATACAGAATCGCGTAAAACTCGCAGAGTCGCGTCTGCCCGCGGAAGTGGTACAGAACGGTATCAGTGTCGAGCGCCAGTCTCCAAGCCAGCTGATGACCATGACGGTCACCAGCTCCGACCCTAAGTTTGATGAGATATATCTCAGTAATTTCGTCACATTGAATGTGATAGACCTTATACGCCGTCTCCCGGGCGTTGGACGCGTAAGCAATATCGGAGGACGATATTATGCGATGCAGATATGGGTCGAGCCCGACAAGATGGCCGACCTTGGCATCACTGTCGCCGACCTTCAGAAAGCTCTCAAGGACCAGAACCGAGAGTCGGCGGCAGGAGTGCTCGGACAGCAGCCTGTAAAGGGACTCGATGTCACTGTGCCTATTACCACACAGGGGCGTCTGTCGTCGGTATCGGAGTTTGAGGAGATTGTCATACGTGCCGATTCCGAAGGCTCGATAATACGTCTGCGCGATGTGGCGCGTATATCGCTTGAAGCGCAAAGCTACAATACCGAGAGCGGTATCAACGGAGAGAACGCGGCAGTGCTCGCCATATATATGCTCCCCGGAGCCAATGCCATCGATGTGGCCCGCGAGGTGCGCGAGGCTATGAAAGAGATAAGCAAGAGTTTTCCGGAAGGCCTCGATTATGCCTTCCCCTTCGATATGACCACCTATATCAACGAGTCGGTGCATGAAGTCTACAAGACGCTTTTTGAGGCGCTCGTGCTGGTTATATTCGTGGTATTCCTGTCGCTTCAGAGCTGGCGTGCGACGCTTATTCCACTTATTGCCGTGCCTATTTCGCTTATAGGTACGTTTGGCTTCATGCTCATGTTTGGCTTCTCGCTCAATATGCTCACATTGCTCGGACTGGTTCTCGCCATAGGTATTGTCGTCGATGACGCCATTGTGGTGGTCGAGAATGTGGAGCGTGTGATGCATGATGAGAATCTGCCTCCGCGCGAGGCTACCAAGCGCGCCATGGCCGACCTTACAAGTCCGATTATCGCTACGTCGCTTGTGCTGGCTGCTGTGTTTGTTCCGGTGAGTTTCCTTGGAGGCATTATTGGCCAGATGTATCGTCAGTTTACAGTCACAATCGTGGTGTCGGTGCTGCTTTCTACGGTGGTGGCTCTGACGTTGAGTCCGGCCATGTGTGCCATTATCCTGCGTCCGGCCGGAGAGGGGCCTAAGAACCGTCTGTTCAGTGCTATAAATCGCTGGCTTTCATCGGGAAGCAGCCATTTTGTGGCAGTTACCGCGCGGGCTGTGAACAAGCGCAAGCGTATGCTTTCGGGATTTGCGGTCATGCTTGTGGCGATTTTCTTCATCAACAAGTTTATGCCCTCGTCGTTTCTTCCTGTCGAGGACCAGGGATATTTCAAGGTAGAGATAGAGCTTCCGGAGGGAGCTACTCTCGAGCGTACGCGCGCCGTGTCGGAGCGTGCCGTCGAATATCTGATGGATAATCCTGCTATAGCTTACGTGCAGAGTGTGGCCGGCTCCAGTTCGCGTGTCGGCAGCAGCCAGGCGCGCAGCGAGCTCACAGTGATAATGAAGCCTTGGGGCGAGCGCGACGGAGAGACTATCGACGATGTGATGGCTGAGGTGCGTGCCGGATTGCAGGAATATCCGGAGTGCAAGGTATATCTGAGCCGTCCGCCGGTGATACCCGGACTCGGTAATTCCGGTGGATTCGAGATGCAGCTGGAGGCTCGCGGCGACGCCACTCTCGACGATCTGCGCCAGGCCACTGACACGCTTATGTACTATGCCGCGCGCTGCAAGGAGATAAGCGGGCTGTCATCGTCGCTGCAAAGCGATATTCCGCAGCTATATTTCGATGTCGACCGTGACAAGGCTATGTTGGCCGGAGTTCCTCTTGCCGATGTGTTCTCTACTATGAAAGCTTTCACCGGCGCGGTTTATGTGAATGATTTCAATATGTTCAACCGCATATACCGTGTGTATATACAGGCGGAGGCCCCGTATCGAGAGCACCGCGACAATATCGGACTCTTCTTCGTACGCAGTTCGGGTGGAGCTATGCTCCCGCTTACCGCTCTTGGCTCTACAAGCTATACTACCGGCCCGGGCACCATACGCCGTTTCAACATGTTTAATACGGCGCTGATAATGGGTGATGCGGCCAAGGGCTACAGTTCGGGCGATGCGATGGCGCGTATGGAGGAGCTTGCCCGCACGCATCTTCCGTCGAATATCGGCGTGGAGTGGAGCGGACTCAGCTATCAGCAGAAGCGTGCCGGGTCACAGACTGGTATGATACTCGCTCTGGTGTTTCTGTTTGTATTTCTCTTCCTTGCCGCTCTGTATGAAAGCTGGACAGTGCCGCTCGCAGTGTTGCTGTCGCTTCCGGTGGCAGTATTGGGCGCATATCTTGGCACGTGGGCTCTCGGACTTGAAAATGACATCTATTTCCAGATCGGACTTGTGATGCTCATGGGTATGGCCGCTAAAAACGGAATTCTGGTCGTAGAGTTCGCCAAAGAGCGTACCGACAGTGGTATGTCGGCTCTTGAGGCCGCAAAACATGCCATCCGACTACGTTTCCGTCCGATTGTGATGACCTCTACGGCATTTATTCTCGGCATGCTCCCGATGGTCATCGCATCAGGCCCCGGGTCTGCTGCCCGCCGCTCGATAGGCACCGGTGTGTTTTTCGGAATGATTCTTGCCGTAGTGGCGGGAGTCATGCTTGTGGCATTCTTCTTTGTTGTAATCCAATCGGCTATGGCCCGGCATAAAAACAGGAAAAATAATGGTAAAGCAATCAAGACTGACTGA
- a CDS encoding TIM-barrel domain-containing protein: MLNPKSFIISAAIALSPVYTQTASATDVSTEVANPVANEKATVTCGNARFTVLTPQMIRMEWCADGKWEDNKSLTFVNRRLDVPRFKSSTSKKGATITTDALSLTYKNDGRPFDASNLKITFKPGLKKMTWTPGTTDSLNLMGTTRTLDGCDGKKLGREPMETGLLSRSGWALIDDSGKPLIVPTDSHWNEWVAERSEGERQDWYFLAYGHDYKKALADYQKVAGRAMLPPKSTLGYWWSRYWQYSDDEMVDIVDKLRSYDIPIDVLIVDMDWHDTFGLTKKNPRKDEYGQRVGWTGYTWQKELFPNPKNFLEWSNRANLLTALNLHPASGIQPYEECYDAFTKAYGWTEKGKSVPFRIDEQKWADTYFNTVLAPMEDMGVDFWWLDWQQWLDSKYTKGLSNTFWLNHTFFSHARERASEGTDGLNKRPFIYHRWGGLGSHRYPLGFSGDTYATWETLAFLPWFTSTASNVNYGYWGHDIGGHMFHKDIKETDPELYLRWLQYGVFTPIFKTHSTKDRRIVRYPWAFPDHQFMMRDAIQLRYALVPYIYNAARANYDTGVAMCRPMYYEYPETDKAYNVPEQYFFGDDIIATAVAHPVDTVTGLADRSVWLPEGKWYDYSTGHLYDGNTELNLSYTLAENPFYVRAGAILPMNPSSVKSLQVPCDTLVLTFIPGADGSLSHYEDDGETDAYINTYATTEISKNTSDKTVNVKIGARKGTFHNAPSRRAYELRFPATMPPTSVEVDGKEYPYSRFPQPGTWSYDGMSLQPTVYTEMLPVDTDAEVVLHYADGMGDSARLYGKQQIFRRCRTLTPEFKEEQSLNGESYIMLPEGYLKVSQCPNFILENPQAIATYLDDFDKAYSQLPSIIRNHEYSGDRFKTRVSAQLGL, encoded by the coding sequence ATGCTTAATCCTAAATCATTCATTATCTCTGCGGCAATCGCGCTTTCGCCGGTATATACGCAGACTGCGTCGGCCACCGACGTCAGCACTGAAGTCGCCAATCCTGTGGCTAACGAAAAGGCGACAGTCACATGCGGCAATGCCCGCTTTACGGTGCTCACCCCTCAGATGATACGCATGGAATGGTGTGCTGACGGAAAGTGGGAGGACAACAAAAGCCTGACATTCGTCAACCGTCGGCTTGACGTGCCTCGATTCAAAAGTAGCACATCAAAGAAAGGTGCTACCATTACCACTGACGCACTCTCGCTTACATATAAAAACGACGGGCGTCCGTTTGATGCCTCCAACCTTAAAATCACATTCAAACCCGGACTGAAAAAGATGACATGGACTCCGGGAACCACCGACTCGCTCAATCTGATGGGCACAACGCGCACGCTCGACGGATGCGACGGCAAGAAACTTGGCCGAGAGCCCATGGAGACCGGTCTGCTGTCAAGAAGCGGATGGGCCCTGATTGACGACAGCGGCAAGCCATTGATTGTGCCTACCGACAGCCACTGGAATGAATGGGTGGCCGAACGTAGCGAAGGCGAGCGGCAGGACTGGTATTTCCTCGCTTACGGACATGACTACAAGAAGGCTCTTGCCGACTACCAGAAAGTGGCCGGGCGCGCCATGCTGCCTCCGAAATCGACACTCGGCTACTGGTGGAGCCGCTACTGGCAATACTCCGACGACGAGATGGTCGACATCGTAGACAAGCTACGCTCATACGACATTCCCATCGATGTGCTGATTGTCGACATGGACTGGCATGATACCTTCGGACTCACAAAAAAGAATCCACGCAAAGACGAGTACGGACAGCGTGTAGGTTGGACCGGATACACCTGGCAGAAAGAACTGTTCCCCAATCCGAAAAACTTCCTCGAATGGAGCAATCGCGCGAATCTCCTCACCGCCCTCAACCTCCATCCCGCATCAGGCATACAGCCTTACGAAGAGTGCTACGATGCGTTTACAAAGGCATACGGCTGGACTGAGAAAGGGAAAAGCGTGCCTTTCAGAATCGACGAGCAGAAATGGGCCGACACATATTTCAATACCGTTCTCGCTCCGATGGAGGATATGGGCGTCGACTTCTGGTGGCTCGACTGGCAGCAGTGGCTCGACTCTAAGTACACCAAAGGACTCAGCAATACATTCTGGCTCAACCACACATTCTTCAGCCATGCCCGCGAACGCGCCTCTGAGGGTACCGACGGATTAAACAAACGCCCGTTTATCTACCACCGCTGGGGAGGCCTCGGCTCACACCGCTATCCTCTCGGATTTTCAGGAGACACATATGCCACATGGGAGACTCTGGCATTTCTGCCTTGGTTCACCTCGACGGCATCAAATGTCAACTATGGATACTGGGGCCACGACATCGGCGGACATATGTTTCATAAAGACATCAAGGAGACCGACCCCGAACTATATCTGCGCTGGCTTCAATATGGAGTGTTCACCCCGATTTTCAAGACCCACTCCACCAAGGACCGCCGCATCGTGCGCTATCCATGGGCATTCCCCGACCATCAGTTCATGATGCGCGACGCCATACAGTTGCGCTATGCGCTCGTGCCATACATTTACAATGCGGCACGCGCCAACTACGACACCGGCGTGGCGATGTGCCGACCGATGTACTACGAATATCCCGAGACCGACAAAGCATATAATGTGCCCGAGCAATATTTCTTCGGCGACGACATAATCGCCACAGCTGTCGCCCACCCTGTAGACACGGTGACAGGCCTCGCCGACCGTTCGGTATGGCTCCCCGAAGGAAAATGGTACGACTACTCCACCGGCCATCTCTACGACGGCAATACCGAACTCAATCTCTCCTACACGCTCGCTGAAAACCCATTTTACGTGCGTGCCGGAGCTATACTGCCCATGAATCCCTCATCGGTAAAATCGCTCCAGGTGCCCTGCGACACACTCGTACTTACGTTCATACCCGGCGCCGACGGCTCGCTTTCCCACTACGAGGATGACGGTGAGACCGACGCATATATCAACACTTACGCCACTACCGAAATCAGCAAAAACACTTCCGACAAAACTGTCAACGTAAAAATCGGAGCAAGAAAGGGCACATTCCACAACGCACCCTCCCGACGCGCCTACGAACTTCGCTTCCCGGCCACGATGCCACCGACATCAGTCGAGGTCGACGGAAAGGAATACCCATATTCCCGTTTCCCGCAGCCCGGCACATGGAGCTACGACGGCATGTCGCTTCAGCCGACCGTATACACCGAGATGCTCCCCGTCGATACCGATGCCGAAGTCGTGCTCCATTATGCCGACGGCATGGGCGATTCCGCGCGTCTATACGGCAAGCAGCAGATATTCCGTCGCTGCCGCACACTAACACCCGAATTCAAGGAAGAACAGAGCCTCAACGGCGAAAGCTATATTATGCTCCCTGAAGGATATCTCAAAGTATCACAGTGTCCCAACTTCATACTTGAGAATCCGCAGGCCATCGCCACCTATCTCGACGATTTCGACAAGGCATACAGCCAACTCCCTTCGATTATCAGGAATCATGAATACTCGGGCGACAGATTCAAGACACGAGTATCCGCACAACTCGGGCTGTAA